TTTGTAGCCAGTTTAGCTGTTGTTTCTATTTCTTATTTTGGAAGTTTAATTTTAATTTCTAGAAAAGTAAGAAAAGGAGATCCAGCAGGTCTATTGATGGAAACTCACGAATAGGAGAAGTTATGAAAAAAGTAGCAATTATTTTACATGAAAATTTTGAAGAATCAGAAGCTATTGTAACAATAGATATATTAAGAAGATCTGAAATCATTGTAGATATATACAATATTCAAGAAAAAGATTTTCAAGTAGGTTCTCATAATATAACTGTAAAAACAGAATATAAGATTGAATCATTGAATTCAGATAATTACGATGGAATCGTTATACCTGGAGGACCTGGGATAAATAATTTATTTGATAATGAAATATTATTAAATTTAATAAGAGATTTTAATAGTAGTAATAAATTGATTAGTGCCATATGTGCTGCGCCACAAATCTTAGGTCAAGCTGGAGTTATTGATGGCATTAAAATTGTAAAATTCCCTACTTCTAATAAATACTTAGAAAAAGCTTTTGTTCAAGAAAAAGATAGTATTATAGACAAAAATATTGTTACTGGTTCAAGTATTGGAACAGTAGTCCCATTTGCGTTAAATATAATAGAATATCTACAAGGAAAAGAACAAAAAGAGAAAATTAAACAACAACTTGTAATTATTTAACAAAATCACCTTACTAATACAGTGAGGTGATTTTTTTGAAGATAGTAAGACAAACCTCATATCAAGATTGTGGTGTAGCTTGCATAGCGATGATGATAAATCATTTTTATAAGTACGAAATAGATTTACAACAAGTTAAAAATTACTTATCAATTCATGATGATGAACTAAGTTTTTATGACATTATTGATTTAGCTAGTAATTTTTATTTAAAAGGAGACGCATTTAAAGTAGATCAAGATTTTTTAGAATTAAAAAATAAAGTCCCTTTTTTAGCACAAGTAGTTAATCCTGATGGACTATTGCATTTTGTTATAGTAGAAAGGATTTTGCAAAATGATTTAATTATATTTGATCCTAGTAAAGAAAAAAAGATAAAGCAAGGTTTACCTGAATTTTTAAAAAGTTTTAATGACAATGTAATAATTTTCAAATCTAATATTAAAGAATTTAATAAGGACTTTAAATTTAATTTTAAAAAGTTTTTAAATATTTTTAATTTTGATTTTATTCTTTACTTAATAATAAATTTAATATCAACAATTTTATTTATTTTAGATACACAATTTTTGAAGATGTTTTCAAACTCATTATCTGAAAAAACACAAGACTTTTTGATTTACTTATTTCCACTAATAATTTTACTATTCAATATTCTATTCAAGAATATATCAATTCATATCATTAATATTAATTATAAAAAAAGAAAATATTCTTTATTGAAAAAATTTTCAAATCTAATTGAAACTACAAATTCAGAAGATTTATTTTATTTATATCAAGAAATAAAATGAGTATGTCAATATGAAAACTACAGTTTAAAAAGCAGCGTTTCATCACTTATTTCTGAAATGGTAAGTCTAATTTTTATTTATTTTATTATTAAAGAGCTGTTTTTAATAATACTTATATCTGACATTATTTATATATTTGTAAATATTTGTATAAACAATTTTGTTAAAAAAGATAATTTAAGTTCTGATAAGGAATGATTTAATTTTTTAAGTAATATACAACACATAAAAAATATTTGTGCTGAATATGATGTATTAAATGAACTTATTAAACTAGAAGAAAAAGACAAATTAGCTAATTCAACACTTAATTGAATTGAAGTTTGAGATAAAGTTGGATTAATATTAATTTATATAATTAGTTGGTCTTTATTAAAAAATGGTAATTTAGAATTTTCATTTTTCTTTATAATTTTGTTATTTAAAAACTTTAGCAGAGTTAATATTTTTAATTTGGGTCAAACCATAATCTGAATAAAAAAATATAAAATAGCGATTATTAAATTTGAAAAGATTTTTATTGAAAATAATTACATTAACTTTAATGAAGATATAAACAATATTGAAATTTCAAGCACAGAAGAAAAAATAAAATTAATTAAAGGGCTAAACATAATAAATTCAAAAATTGATTTAGGTAATATAAATAAAACTAAAAATGATACAAATGTTAACGTCTACATAAATAATAAAAATATTAGTAATTTAAAAACATCTGATTTACGTAAACACATTTATTATTCAAAAAATTTTCAAATTAAATTTGGAACAATTTTTCAAAATATAACTTCATCAAATAACCAAGGCATAAATATTTTTACTATTAAAGAAATTAATGACCTTTTAAATAAATATTCAATTAAAATAACTAAACTAGTTAAGCCAGAAACTAATACTCAACTTGAAAAAGAAATAATTAAATTATTAAATGTGTTTTACATTAATAAAAAAGTAATATTGATTAAAAATGATTTTCAAATAATAAGTTTTGATGAAATAAAGTCCATTTTAGCTATCTTTACTAAATTAAGTAATGATAAATTTTTGATTTTGTCTTAAAATTAATATAATAAAGTAAAAAAAGGATAAGAATGATAAATATTGATTTTATAAATGAAACTGATTTAAAAGTAAAAGAATGAGAAGAATTAGCTATGCAGATAATTAAGTCAGGTTTTAAATATCTGAAACTAAAAAATAAAATAAATTTATCTATTACTTTTTTAGATAGCGAACCAGCTCAAAAATTAAATCAAGAATATAGAAACCATTCTTACATACCTGATGTAACTTCTTTTCCAATAGAAATGTCAGAACAAGAAATAAAAGCTTTGGGTTATCAAGAAATAGGAGACATCTTTATTTGTATTGAAGAAGCTGAAAGAAAAAGTATTAAGTATGAACATTCTTTAAAAGAAGAAATGGGATTTTTATTCACTCATGGTTTTTTACACTTAATGGGCTATGATCACGAAACAAATGAAAAAGATGAAGAAGAAATGTTTTTCATTCAAGATGAGATACTTAAAATAAATAAAATAAATTACACAATTAAATTTACAGAAGAAGATTACAAAGAAATAGAGGACAAAGATGAATAAAATTAAATCAGGATTTATATCTATAGTTGGTAGACCTAATGTTGGTAAATCAACTTTATTAAATAAAATAATAGGTCATAAGATTTCAATCGTTACAAATAAAGCTCAAACAACAAGAAATAATATAAGAGGTATTCTGACAGAAAAAGAATATCAATTAATATTTGTAGATACACCTGGAATACACACATCAAAAAATCAAATTGATAGATTTATGAATTCAAGTGCTATGAGAAGTATGAAAGAAGTAGATGTTGTTGTATTTATGGCACCAGCTGATGAAACAATAGGAAAAAATGATTTATTTATTTTAAATGAATTATCAAAAAAAAATGACATTAAAAAAATACTTGTAATTTCAAAAGCAGACGTTGTTAGCAAAGAAAAACTATTTTTAAAAGCGACTGAATGAAACACATACGAAAAAATCTTTGATGAAATAATTATTACTTCTTCAACAGAAAATATTAATATTGATAAATTAATAGAAACAATAGTTGGTTTTCTACCTGAAACAGGTCATTATTTTTATGATGAAGATTCTATAACAGATCAACCTAATCGTTTTGCAATTAGAGAAATAATAAGAGAAAGTGTACTTTTAAAAGCTGGACAAGAAGTTCCTCACTCAGTTGCTATACTTGTTGATGAACTTGAAGAAACAGAAGATGAAATTAATATTGTTGCATCAATTATTGTTGAAAGAAAATCTCAAAAGGGAATTATTATAGGCCATCAAGGTAAAAAAATAAGTGATATTAAATATAAATCAAGAAAGCAAATAAGAGAGCTTTTCGAAAAAGATGTTAACTTAGAATTATTTGTAAAAGTTCAAGAAAATTGAAGAAACTCTGCAAGTTTAATTAAGAAGATGGGATATGACAAGGATAAATACTAATGAGTGAAATAAAAATAAAAGCTGTTGTTTTAGATTCTTTTAATTATGAAGAAAATGACAAAATAATTACAGTTTACTCTAAAGAATTCGGTAAACTAAGCTTTATTGCGCTTGGAGCAAATAAACCTTCAAGTAAAAACAATTACTCACTTAATTTGTTTTCAGTAGCTAATTTTGAAATATTTAAATCAAGAAAAGCTCAATCTATTTCAAAATTAAAAACGGGAACACTAATAAATGATAATTTTAAAATAACTAAATCATACAATAACTATTTGTTTGCAAGTATTATATCTTCAGTCATTTTGCAAGAAGATTTATTTTACAATAAAGATCCTAAGTGGTTTGACATGCTTCAAGAAGCAATTAAGAACATTAATGACGAAATAAATCCTTTTTCAAATATGGTTTGATTTCTATTTTATTCGTTAAAAAACTTTGGCGGAAATTGAGAACTAAAAAAGTGTTATAGATGTAGTAAACCAAGTAAAATATACAGAAAATTTGATTTAAATAATTTTGGCCTTGTTTGTCCAAACTGTATTTATGAAAATGAAGATGAACAAGACTTTGAATTTATTAAGTATTTACAAAGGATGGATAATAACACATTTTTCACAATACAAAAATTTTCAATAAACGTATCTTATGAAATAATTATCTCTAAATTAATCTTAGGATATTATTTAAATGAATTAGGGATATATTCTTTCCCAATAAAAGAGATTTTAAAAAAAGAAGTATATAATGAAAACACGTTTTGAGAGTACTCTCATAGTGTGTTGACAAACAGTAGTATTTAAAGGTAGAATAATTTATAATTGAAATAGTTTCATTGTCAGCCAATAGCTGACTTTTGTTATTTTTAGATATAGACAATAAAGGAGAAAGATATGGAGAAATTAATTGCCCATTTAAAATCTCAAGGTTTTATTTTTCAGGGATCAGAAATTTATGGAGGACTAGCTAACTCATGAGACTATGGTCCATTAGGAGTAGAAGTTAAAAATAAATTGAAACAAGCTTGATGAAATCATTTTGTTAGAAAAAATACTTACAACATTGGTTTGGATAGTTCAATCATTTTAAATTCAAGTGTTTGAAAAGCGAGTGGTCATATCGATGGTTTCAATGACCCATTAATTGACTGTAAAAAGTGCAACAGTAGATGAAGAGCAGATAAATTAATTGAAGAATTTAATTCTGAAATTAATGCTGGAGTTATGACTGAAAAACAAATGGAAGAATTTATAAAAGAACAAAATATTAAGTGCCCTAAATGTCAAGCATGTGATTTTACACAAATAAGAAAATTTGCATTGATGTTTAAAACTAATCAAGGTGTGCTTGAAGATGAATCATCAAGTGTTTATTTAAGACCTGAAACTGCTCAGGGTATTTTTATTAACTTTAAAAATGCACAAAGATCTTTAAGAAAAAAATTACCATTTGGAATTGGTCAAATTGGTAAATCATTTAGAAATGAAATTACACCAGGTAACTTTATTTTTAGGACTCGTGAATTTGAACAAATGGAATTAGAATTTTTCTTTAATCCATCTGATGAAAAAGATTGATTTTCATATTGATTAAATGAAGTTGAAATATTCTTACAAGACAAAGTTAAAATAAGCAAAGAAAATTATAGAGTTAGAAATCATGAAAAAGATGAACTAGCTCACTATTCAACAGCAACAAGCGACATTGAATTTAAGTTCCCGTTTGGTTGAGGTGAACTATGAGGTGTTGCTCATAGAGGAAGTTTTGATTTAAATGCTCACCAGGAAGCATCTAAACAAGACTTAACTTACTTAGATCCAACAACTAACCAAAAAATCTTACCGCATGTGATAGAACCAAGCGTTGGTGTTGAAAGAATGATGTTAGCTATTCTATGACAAGCTTATCATGAAGAAGATTTAGGTGAGGGAAACTCACGTGTAGTTATGAAATTACCTTACAATTTAGCTCCATATCAAATAGCTGTCATGCCATTGCAAAAGCAACAAAATGATCAAGCTCAAGCTTTGTATAATCAACTTTTAAATAATTTTGATGTTACATATGATGAAACAGGGAATGTTGGAAAAAGATATAGAAGACAAGATGCAATTGGTACGCCTTTTGTGATTACTGTAGACTTCGATACTCCAGAAACAAATTCAGTCACTGTAAGAGAAAGAGATTCAATGGAGCAAGTTCGTATTGATTTAAATGAACTTGAAACATATTTAAAACTTAAATTCTAATTTATATATTGAAAGGAAGTGATGTTCATGTTAATACCAAAAGAAGTTATTGATGATATTATTCAAAAATCGGACATAGTTTCTATTGTTAGTGAAAGAGTAGCACTTTCTAAAAAAG
This is a stretch of genomic DNA from Mesoplasma coleopterae. It encodes these proteins:
- a CDS encoding DJ-1 family glyoxalase III; this translates as MKKVAIILHENFEESEAIVTIDILRRSEIIVDIYNIQEKDFQVGSHNITVKTEYKIESLNSDNYDGIVIPGGPGINNLFDNEILLNLIRDFNSSNKLISAICAAPQILGQAGVIDGIKIVKFPTSNKYLEKAFVQEKDSIIDKNIVTGSSIGTVVPFALNIIEYLQGKEQKEKIKQQLVII
- a CDS encoding cysteine peptidase family C39 domain-containing protein, translated to MKIVRQTSYQDCGVACIAMMINHFYKYEIDLQQVKNYLSIHDDELSFYDIIDLASNFYLKGDAFKVDQDFLELKNKVPFLAQVVNPDGLLHFVIVERILQNDLIIFDPSKEKKIKQGLPEFLKSFNDNVIIFKSNIKEFNKDFKFNFKKFLNIFNFDFILYLIINLISTILFILDTQFLKMFSNSLSEKTQDFLIYLFPLIILLFNILFKNISIHIININYKKRKYSLLKKFSNLIETTNSEDLFYLYQEIKWVCQYENYSLKSSVSSLISEMVSLIFIYFIIKELFLIILISDIIYIFVNICINNFVKKDNLSSDKEWFNFLSNIQHIKNICAEYDVLNELIKLEEKDKLANSTLNWIEVWDKVGLILIYIISWSLLKNGNLEFSFFFIILLFKNFSRVNIFNLGQTIIWIKKYKIAIIKFEKIFIENNYINFNEDINNIEISSTEEKIKLIKGLNIINSKIDLGNINKTKNDTNVNVYINNKNISNLKTSDLRKHIYYSKNFQIKFGTIFQNITSSNNQGINIFTIKEINDLLNKYSIKITKLVKPETNTQLEKEIIKLLNVFYINKKVILIKNDFQIISFDEIKSILAIFTKLSNDKFLILS
- the ybeY gene encoding rRNA maturation RNase YbeY, whose protein sequence is MINIDFINETDLKVKEWEELAMQIIKSGFKYLKLKNKINLSITFLDSEPAQKLNQEYRNHSYIPDVTSFPIEMSEQEIKALGYQEIGDIFICIEEAERKSIKYEHSLKEEMGFLFTHGFLHLMGYDHETNEKDEEEMFFIQDEILKINKINYTIKFTEEDYKEIEDKDE
- the era gene encoding GTPase Era, with protein sequence MNKIKSGFISIVGRPNVGKSTLLNKIIGHKISIVTNKAQTTRNNIRGILTEKEYQLIFVDTPGIHTSKNQIDRFMNSSAMRSMKEVDVVVFMAPADETIGKNDLFILNELSKKNDIKKILVISKADVVSKEKLFLKATEWNTYEKIFDEIIITSSTENINIDKLIETIVGFLPETGHYFYDEDSITDQPNRFAIREIIRESVLLKAGQEVPHSVAILVDELEETEDEINIVASIIVERKSQKGIIIGHQGKKISDIKYKSRKQIRELFEKDVNLELFVKVQENWRNSASLIKKMGYDKDKY
- the recO gene encoding DNA repair protein RecO, with the protein product MSEIKIKAVVLDSFNYEENDKIITVYSKEFGKLSFIALGANKPSSKNNYSLNLFSVANFEIFKSRKAQSISKLKTGTLINDNFKITKSYNNYLFASIISSVILQEDLFYNKDPKWFDMLQEAIKNINDEINPFSNMVWFLFYSLKNFGGNWELKKCYRCSKPSKIYRKFDLNNFGLVCPNCIYENEDEQDFEFIKYLQRMDNNTFFTIQKFSINVSYEIIISKLILGYYLNELGIYSFPIKEILKKEVYNENTFWEYSHSVLTNSSI
- a CDS encoding glycine--tRNA ligase, producing MEKLIAHLKSQGFIFQGSEIYGGLANSWDYGPLGVEVKNKLKQAWWNHFVRKNTYNIGLDSSIILNSSVWKASGHIDGFNDPLIDCKKCNSRWRADKLIEEFNSEINAGVMTEKQMEEFIKEQNIKCPKCQACDFTQIRKFALMFKTNQGVLEDESSSVYLRPETAQGIFINFKNAQRSLRKKLPFGIGQIGKSFRNEITPGNFIFRTREFEQMELEFFFNPSDEKDWFSYWLNEVEIFLQDKVKISKENYRVRNHEKDELAHYSTATSDIEFKFPFGWGELWGVAHRGSFDLNAHQEASKQDLTYLDPTTNQKILPHVIEPSVGVERMMLAILWQAYHEEDLGEGNSRVVMKLPYNLAPYQIAVMPLQKQQNDQAQALYNQLLNNFDVTYDETGNVGKRYRRQDAIGTPFVITVDFDTPETNSVTVRERDSMEQVRIDLNELETYLKLKF